A genomic segment from Oncorhynchus clarkii lewisi isolate Uvic-CL-2024 chromosome 12, UVic_Ocla_1.0, whole genome shotgun sequence encodes:
- the LOC139422676 gene encoding cyclin-G2-like — protein sequence MEAVKLMRELKTNFEREMNYLPKETGLHLIESARENASQGISAKCRDVKVEDLWSLTSFFGYSTQTFVLAVNLLDRFLAMMKVQPKHLACISISCLHIAAKAVEEDCNVSSTNELIRISQCKFTVSDLSRMEKIISEKLNFQLEAITALTFLHLYHRITRSHTSDRKEALNLDTLEAHLKACLCRITFSKAKPSVLALSLLTQEIEAMQSVDMLEIAHSVQRHLKITDTELLHWRGLVAKCLSDYSSPECSRPNNKKLVWIVSRRTAQNLHTSYCNVPELPTIPEDCWDQSEDSCEDMSSGEESLSSSLGSDAEGPYFPLYFRCQSNRRNKYHHPNPL from the exons ATGGAAGCCGTTAAACTTATGAGGGAGCTGAAAACCAATTTTGAACGGGAGATGAATTATCTTCCGAAAGAAACGGGACTCCACTTGATCGAATCAGCCAGAGAG AATGCCAGCCAAGGAATCTCAGCTAAATGTAGGGACGTCAAAGTGGAAGACCTCTGGAGCCTGACCAGTTTCTTTGGGTACAGCACCCAGACCTTCGTTCTGGCAGTCAACCTGCTAGATAGATTTTTGGCCATGATGAAG GTCCAACCCAAACATTTAGCCTGCATTAGCATCAGCTGCCTCCACATCGCAGCCAAAGCAGTCGAAGAGGATTGTAACGTGTCTTCCACCAATGAACTTATTCGTATCAGCCAGTGCAAGTTTACGGTCTCGGACCTCAGTCGCATGGAGAAGATCATTTCCGAGAAACTCAACTTCCAACTCGAAGCCATCACAGCCTTAACCTTTTTGCACCTATACCATAGAATCACACGCTCACACACCTCAGACAG GAAGGAGGCCCTGAACCTCGACACACTAGAGGCCCACCTCAAAGCCTGCCTCTGCCGCATCACATTCTCCAAAGCTAAA CCGTCCGTCTTGGCCCTGTCCCTCCTCACTCAAGAGATTGAAGCCATGCAGTCTGTTGACATGCTAGAAATAGCACATAGTGTTCAGAGACATCTCAAG ATCACCGACACTGAGCTGCTACACTGGAGGGGGCTAGTGGCCAAGTGTCTGTCTGACTACTCTTCCCCTGAATGTAGCAGACCCAACAATAAGAAGCTTGTCTGGATCGTGTCGAGAAGGACAGCTCAGAACCTACACACCAGCTACTGCAACGTCCCTGAACTGCCGACCATTCCTGAGGACTGCTGGGACCAAAG CGAGGACTCGTGTGAAGACATGAGTTCTGGGGAGGAGAGCCTGAGCAGTTCCCTGGGTTCTGATGCAGAGGGACCTTACTTTCCTCTTTACTTCCGTTGCCAGAGCAACCGCCGAAACAAATACCACCATCCCAACCCCCTGTGA